AGAAGGCTCTTGACGAGGCCAACGGTGACGCCGAGAAGGCCATCGAGATCATCCGCATCAAGGGCCTCAAGGGCGCTACCAAGCGCGAAGGCCGCTCCACCGCAGAGGGCCTGGTTGCTGCCAAGGTCACCGGCGGCGTGGGCGTAATGATCGAGGTCAACTGCGAGACCGACTTCGTCGCCAAGGCTGACAAGTTCATCCAGTTGGCTGACAAGGTCCTCAACGTTGCTGTCGAGTCCGGCGCTGCCGATCTCGAAACCCTGCTCGCCACCGAGGTCGACGGCAAGCCGCTGTCCGAGATCGTCATCGAAGAGGGCGCTGTCCTCGGCGAAAAGGTTGTTGTCCGCCGTATTTCCCGCGTCGAGGGCACCACGGTTGACGCCTACCTGCACAAGACCTCCAAGGACCTTCCGGCACAGGTTGGCGTTCTGTTCGCTGTTG
This window of the Arthrobacter sp. StoSoilB5 genome carries:
- the tsf gene encoding translation elongation factor Ts, coding for MANYTAADIKALRERTGAGMMDVKKALDEANGDAEKAIEIIRIKGLKGATKREGRSTAEGLVAAKVTGGVGVMIEVNCETDFVAKADKFIQLADKVLNVAVESGAADLETLLATEVDGKPLSEIVIEEGAVLGEKVVVRRISRVEGTTVDAYLHKTSKDLPAQVGVLFAVDGEGEAAATAAHDIAVHVAAMAPNYLTREDVPAELVESERRIAEETAKAEGKPEAALSKIVEGRVTGFYKGEVLVDQAFAKDSKKTVAQVLEEAGVKATAVTRFRVGN